In one window of Henckelia pumila isolate YLH828 chromosome 1, ASM3356847v2, whole genome shotgun sequence DNA:
- the LOC140861503 gene encoding uncharacterized protein translates to MEVLLERFQTYHLPTMKGTEDVIACGSWFEELDQLFESLEYSDERRIRLIVYQLQDLAKICWIVTKKFLENRGIVVTWQVFRIEFYQRLLPASHREDREAEIANLKQGNLNIEEYIAGFSNLVWYVPRVADNAEAQVEQFINGLNPNIYAWMNAGRPNTFAEAMDRSKRAEAGFMRQKETLYRPQYLIQQQPQP, encoded by the coding sequence ATGGAGGTATTATTAGAGCGATTTCAGACGTATCATCTGCCAACTATGAAAGGTACAGAAGATGTCATTGCATGTGGAAGTTGGTTTGAAGAGCTTGATCAATTGTTCGAGTCCTTGGAATACTCAGATGAACGTAGAATCAGGTTGATAGTATATCAACTTCAAGATTTAGCAAAAATCTGTTGGATTGTTACAAAGAAATTCTTAGAGAACCGTGGTATAGTGGTTACTTGGCAGGTGTTTAGAATAGAATTCTATCAACGACTCCTTCCCGCATCACATAGAGAAGATAGGGAAGCAGAGATTGCCAATCTGAAGCAGGGCAATCTGAATATTGAGGAATACATTGCTGGATTTTCAAATTTGGTATGGTATGTTCCTCGGGTTGCTGATAATGCAGAAGCTCAAGTTGAACAATTTATTAATGGCCTTAACCCGAACATTTATGCTTGGATGAATGCGGGGCGACCGAATACTTTTGCGGAAGCCATGGACAGGTCCAAGAGAGCTGAAGCCGGTTTTATGAGGCAGAAGGAAACTTTATACAGGCCTCAGTATTTGATTCAACAACAACCTCAGCCGTAA